In Sphingobacterium sp. PCS056, the following proteins share a genomic window:
- a CDS encoding ArsR/SmtB family transcription factor yields the protein MGTTKTIHFTDQQNHIANIAKALGHPARIAIIEYLLKVNTCICSDIVDELPLAQSTISQHLKELKNAGLIKGNIEGTSICYCIDEKAFGLLKAYFGNIILSVNNQKCC from the coding sequence ATGGGAACTACAAAAACAATACACTTTACGGATCAGCAAAACCATATCGCAAACATCGCTAAGGCACTTGGCCATCCTGCTCGTATTGCTATAATAGAATATCTTTTAAAAGTCAATACGTGTATCTGTAGTGATATTGTTGATGAGTTACCGCTAGCGCAGTCCACGATTTCACAGCATTTGAAAGAATTAAAAAATGCCGGTCTAATAAAGGGAAATATCGAAGGGACATCCATTTGCTACTGTATAGACGAAAAAGCATTTGGATTATTAAAAGCCTATTTTGGTAATATAATCTTATCCGTAAATAATCAAAAATGTTGTTAA